One Perca flavescens isolate YP-PL-M2 chromosome 5, PFLA_1.0, whole genome shotgun sequence genomic window, tttaaggcccacccacaattggtctgccACATACAGTAACATGCTCACTTATTGACACACTGCACTAAAGCTGCATTGAACCAGAATAACCTGTTACGGCCACGCCCCGGAGTGTTTTTATCTCACTCAGACACCTTGTGATCTGTGTCTGCTGCTCGCCTGTGTTGTCAAACGAATATTAGCTAGCCCTGCTGATTATGACAGAATAAAACAGCCAAGGTTATTTCCATGGCAATCTGCATGCCCTTTGGACTGTTACCTCTATTAGACCAATGACCAGAGTTATCTGACCGGTCTTCAACCCTTCTTTTTATCAATTCAAACCAAACTAGTCAACACAGGTTGATCTCCGGTCATGACAATTCAGATACACCCTGGGTCACAACCCGGGAGCGATACATACACATTACTTTGGGAGTTGGAAATGGGCGGGGGTTTACACGTCATATTCAGCGGGCCGCTAACATAGTCGCATACTACAGTCCACCAGCTGTACTAGTGTTTTGTAGCCTACTTGAATTcgtcattgtacagtatatattagaACATCCCAAAAATAACCACAGTTTACACTTTTCACAACTTCGACATTAAAAAGCATACTGAACTGTTTTGACTTAACACAAACGTGtcagtgactacgtttacatgcacataatattccgttttttgcccttattccgaaaaagacacCATTCCGACGACtatgtttacatggctaatgaaagttaatattcccgtttacatgcagccgtgtggcggacttgttggaccgtgcgaacaaagcctccctccttcattccttcaaccaccaTCTTGAAAAGGTTGGCATTGCAATGCTTTGCGCGTATCTAAAACcggttgatatccaagtctttcataatgtttaatagtagctgtgtttcttcttctttccttttgGGCATGCATCTCTGCCCACATTCTTTGGAAGGAGATTTGGAATATGCGCTTCCAAATAATGCGGGCCCGAATAATAATACCGGCCATGtcttaactgctcctcagatctctgcagggtaaatccagacagctagctagactatctgtccaatctgagttttctgtcgcacgactaaaacaacctttgaatgtacacgttccaccaaaacaagttccttcccgaggctattttgcagtggcaccgggGCTCTGTCgggcccatgacaattgtgattggtttaaggaatttccaataaaccagagcgctTTTTTcacccatccctgaatgctgcgtggactagccggaccttcctttgcagcgctgtggaggaagggtctggcaaagctagACTATGCTGGCAAACACTACATGGTGCCTCACCGTCCCACTAATTCTTTCCTCATTGCAGATAGATAGGAGCTCCCGCACCTCAAAGTCTTGCTAAATATCCATGTTCAAATCGTCAGAGGTTCACCTCCAGTGTAGCTGAAAACGTGCTGCAGCCGTCGCGCCGCTTGTTTATGGACTACGACGACCTGTGACTCCTGCGTCACAACGACGGCATACTTGTCCCGCCCCGATACTTAACCTCTCGACCTGAGTCACAAAGCCGAGTCCGGTTAACCCCGTTCAAATGCAAAGCCAACCCTGGTTCAACCCTGGTCAAGCCCTCGGTGTGAGTCAGCTGAGAAACAGGCACTTGGTTTCAGCAACTGAACTActtttgtttgtgcatgtgtgggcTTCACCTGCTTTTCAAAGGCCAAGGGGTCAGAATATATTTGCGTGTATCCTCTGCCCACTGTCCAATTTTGAATAAACTCTTTCCAGCAGTGACGCGCATCAGGACTACCTGCAGCAGACAATAAATGAACAGCTCGTCAAGCCGGCCCTCAGCTGCCAAAAAATGTTCACTGTCAGGAGAAGTCTGACGTACACACGCCCACACgctcaggcacacacagacatacagacacgtacacactcCGCCGAGGCCGGAGCTggaggtgtgtgttgtgtaaccgTGGGGAGGCAAACACCCACCAGACCTTTGTTACTGCTAAGGCTGCCAGAGCCCTAGAGCGGCTACAGGAGGAAATAGAGTGGAGATGAGAAATGTGAAGTGTGTTATAGGACAGCTGACATTAATAATGAACTCCGATCTCAACATATGTCACAGCACATTTCGGTTTTCTTCTTGCCAATGGAGGACATGTACACTGTTCCTCAGATATTCTATGTAGCAACATTATGTGGTAATGTTAACATTGCTGTAGAAACACACAGGATATAGAACCTGTGCAAACATTTTACTTCTTCATCTTGTATGAATGAGTAACTCTAGGATTTGGTTCAaaaagcagatggactaaatACTTCTTTGGTTGTATTTAAGTATTGAAACTGTCAAATATCCAAAGATGATTTTCATGTAAGGCTGCTTGCGTATAGacaacatttcaacattttagaGGTTTGGCTTCTATTGTACTGATGGGAATGTTATTAGTTTTGTCTGAATTTTGTTATAAAATATGACAATTCATCCTTATAGGGACATGAATGTCTACCACATTATGTGGCAATTCATCCAACAGTTAAGACatctcactcaaaaccacaaatgtcaacatcatGGTGGCAGTAAAGAAAAAGTGATTGGGATTCATCATCTAGGGACCATAAACTAAAAATACCATGACAATACATCCAATAGTCAGTTAATAGGCTGcccgactgacagacagaccaacattgccatccttGGAACCAAGCCAATGACAAAATAACTTTTTCTTTAAGTAAGGAAATGAAAAAGGTATTCATTTGATATCTTTTTGGTCTTATAATCTTTTAGTTTAGAAAAATCCAGATGTGTTTTAGCTCTAATAACAAGTAAGAAATGTAAGGCTTTATGCAGGCTTGCATCAAATCAAATTtgacaattaattaattaattcaataTCCACCCACAACTTTTTGTCTTGAGCCTACAACCACAGCGAATGGTCTACATGAGCGAATGGAGTTGTCATCATGAGATAGCTTAATTGGCATCATGTGATTGAAGCTCCATACTTAAGTTACCTGATACAACTGCGCAAACTCCCTCCAGCAAAAGTTAGCAAGTGGACCTTAACTggacttattatttatttattgtcaaaCTACTATTTCCAAGGACAAGAATGAGCTTTAACATGCAACAAATCACATGCTTTTTGtgtttatctttaaaaaaaagataaagtttgacagtttctctctctttgtttcttctcttctttattCAGACGGGCACATCTACGGCTCTGTTTAGAGCGCTTAAAATCTCTCGTTCCCTTAGGACCAGATGCTAACAGGCACACCACTCTAAGCCTGCTGATGAAAGCCAAAGATCATATCAAGGTGCGTGtatttatatgtgtgtttgGTTCTCACCAGATCAGTGTGAAAAGACAAGGAAGGTACCTATTACCCGGGTGGTTTGGATCTTTAATGATTTATGCAGCACCTGGCGTAAATACAATTTAGCGGGATAGACCTATTGTATGTTCAGCCAACAAACCACTTTTTTCAGTGCTTTGCACTCCTGTTCAGTGCTGGTTCTGTACCAggcagtgatttttttttttttttttttgtgaggacACTCTCGAATAGTAGAAATAGAGTAGAAATTCCTTATTATTTGAGGGGATACCTGGAATTTCCTCAGGCATTTACCTTTTTCACCACTAATTATGGTAAGCAATGTAGTTGTTTTGTATGATTCTAGCATgtagaggtaaaaaaaaacgtggCCCAAGGATGGAGCCTTGAGGAACTCCAATGGAGACAAAATATTCTGTCTTGTATATATGACTTGAACCAATCTAGCACCATGCCAGACAAACAGCCCAGTTTTTTAGTCCGTCAAGCAATATTGCATGATGAAATGGGTGGAACTGCAGCACTAACAGTGCAGTCCTTCCAgaacagtccttccagaaaaacgctgaggtttttttgtgtttgttgcgggcaaaaatccttgattatgcgacacgttttcttaaaacatgcgatggaatatgcaggatatttatacaattttatgcaatgaaattgtgggaacttgcaaaaaatgcgggaacttgcaaaaattgcagtttgatgaaaagaaaaagtgattctcccaacaccctgctttttttaaacttaatttccaacatagtttacagatattcagccATTGCAgtaagtaaacaaataagatacaaaaatatatacaaataatataatattaaagtaaaaataaaagtaatagtctaaacagagggaattaaaagatacaaaagagacagactttcaaaaatcgttaataatatagacagcacttaaacaaagaaatttgagtagacatcagatattaagatagctttcttattggataccaacttaagagactcaaagtacatgtcaaattcaacctccaacaccctgctttttgatgatgttcatgtcgcgtaattacgtcacttcataacgttcccatggcaacaggggaaaatggctgctctctctgtgaagtaaacgcaacatttttttactttctgctaagatatttgtgacttttttgcaacaaaaatgcggggattatgaaatcatgcaagcactGCATATTTTGCATataaatcggcaatttatgcggcgaaagtgcgccatatttgaaaaaatgcggcccccgcataaatatgcggactttggctgattatgcattgaattatgcgatcgcataatcgcgtttttctggagggactgtcaGAATCACTATAATTGACTTTTTGCCAGAGTCGGTGTTTAATCGTATGCCATTTAGAACTTTAATAAGTGCAGTCTAAGTGCTGTGATGGGGCCAAAATCCAGACTGGAAATTTCTTGAGCCCTGAGGTGTGtgagtattgtgtgtttgagtgaCTTGCATTAGCCACTGAGGGAACACACAGAGCAACTTTTTTGACAACTTCTCCTTAAgtgctgtgtgttttttctccACCCTGCAGAGGTTGGAGGAGAGCGATAGGAGAGCTCAGCACACCATGGATCAGCTACAGCGTGAGCGGAGACATCTGAGGCGGCGTCTGGAGCAGCTAGGGGTGGAGAGGACCCGCATGGACAGTACCGGCTCCACTGTGTCTTTGGACAAGTCTGACTCTGACCAAGGTACATCTATTTAATGAAATACTCTTAAGAAGACGTAGTGGcgtctgaagtcaaacaagtgaaatcaTAAGTAGATTAGGCCTTAGGCTGTTTTAAAAATTGCATTGCGATTCAATTTTTATCTCAAccggttgtaatctttacacgTTTATATCAATTTTTAAAGGGTTCACGATGCATCGTTACATCCTGACTCGCGTTGTTTACTCAGAAAAGATTAAAGTGGTAGCATGAGCTTTTGAGGAACCTTCAGGAAAAACTTGAATAGCTAACGATAATGACATAATATGGAATTAGCCCTATAACCTTGTTCTTGTGGTCCCTGTGCTCCAACAGAGGACCTGGATGTGGACGTGGAGGGGACGGACTACATGCTGGGTGACCTGGAGTGGAGCACCAGCAGTGTTAGTGACTCGGGCGACGAGCGGGGCAGCTTGCGCAGCAGCTGCAGCGACGAGGGTTACTCCAGCGccagcctgctgctgctgcaggacacTCAGGAGAGGGCCAAGCAGCTGGGCTGCAGCCTATAGACAGCACTGGACAGCACAACTCCCGCCCCCCTCCTCAGCTACTCCCGTCCCAGTATTCTCACCACTCCCTAATCCCACTCTGACCTCGCCCTCCGTCCCTCCCTAGCGGGACTCACCAAGTCTGAGGCCTCTCCTCCAGCCAGGCCCTCTGCAGGCTTACCCGTTCCCACGACAacttcctccctccccccccccaatccAGACTGCAACACCTCCTAGACACCCGCCCGCATCCAGCCCGTCATCAGCGGTCAGTCTTTTAGGGTGTCGCCCCGCTCTGCACCAATCAAACGAGTGGGATTTTAAAGACACTCCACCCCTCCGTCTCTCCGTCCATCCATCAGAAACACAACTTTCAGCCAGAGAATGTTACCACACAATATCCCACTGCCTCTTTTTCTATGCCTCAAGAGCCATGGGAAGCACTTGAGATTTCACccttactacacacacacacacacacacacacacacacacacacacacacacacacacacacacacacacacacacacacacacacacacacacacacacacacacacacacacacacacgcccctTCATCGCTCCTAGTTGTCCAGTGCGACCGACTCCTTCCAAAGGTGTGGCACTGACATGATTGTGGGGCTTTTTGTCTGCCCTGCTCACCAACCAGTTAACCATCTGTGCATGGTGTTTTGCACttaaaattgcttttttttttttatttttaacaaaactgtttcatcttttttcaaatgctgtcTCTGAAAAACTTAAAGGACACCCGCTACAGCTCCCTCGCAGTATTGGTACAAGATGAAATGAGCATGCCAGTATGTTGTCTGCCTGCGCTGTGGGGGGTGCAGCAGAGTTTGGGGGGGGATCACTAAAGtagaccgtgtgtgtgtgtggtgttaaaCTGTCGGGGGGCCGACAGCAGTACGTCCCGTAGTTACCCAGGCAGTGGCAGGCTACTAACCAActtgtcacttttctgtccataACTGCTATTCAGAGGaaaaagtaacacaaaaaaaaaaattgtgcagCATGAGATTGTGAAGGGGCTCGGGGATATGGGaggttttttgggggggtggggggggggggatttgatgtattttttctgcctctctctgatGACTGTGGCGTTTTTCTTAAACGGCATCCTTTTTTATCATAACGTGTGTATATCACGTCTGAGCCTGGCGATGACAGTGGCGGGGGGGGGGTCACTAACTTTTAACACCAGCCACCGGGGCCGAACGCCGGGATGTCTTGGCAGGTGCTGGTACGTCTTTGTACACTACTTCCTCACTGCCCCCAACCAGGTATTAACAGGAAAGGGGAAGAGCCGTTCTACCGAGAGCAGTCGAGAGACTGGAGCACATTCCATTCCGTAGAGAGGACAGgcaggttctttttttttttttttttttttttttttttttgtgcgagCGCATGCTCCTGCCAATTATTTAGGAAGGGAGAGTTGAGTTTTGAGACGGGCCGAGTCACCCTGAAACAAAAACCACTCGCTTTGACTTTTTCAGTAAGGAACACACGGAGAAATGGCTGAATGGTTTCCTCGGTGTTCACATGGAAAGCTCTAAAATGTcaagaaaaacaacagattTTTCTCTCCTTTGCCTTGCCTTTATAGCTATTTATTGTTCCTGCAAAAAATGTTAATGTAAATAGTTTACAGAAAGATCTCTATGTCTAtcaacaaatgtatttattagaTATGCTGAATATATAGAAGAAACTATAGAAATCTATTTAATTAGTCCTAGCCTATGTTCTTCTTGTGAGGTTTATTGAGAGTTTACAGTGTGTAGTTTGTTTTCACAGCTTAGTCCAATCCACAGAGTTCTTTAGAAAGGTCTCCGGTGCCTCCAGGCTTTTTGTGTCTGTTCAGAATTTGGCACAGtactctcaaaaaaaaaaaaaaaaaaaaaatgttttctttgtggttggtcctacttttttttttttttcttccaaagcCATCTTACCCCTTTTAATGCAGGaataaaaggaagaaagaaaaaaaaaatctgaataatttattttgggaaaaaagagaattttaaaaaagtataaaagtgaGAG contains:
- the mxd1 gene encoding max dimerization protein 1 is translated as MAAVGMVQMLIEAAEYLERREREAEHGYASMPPFISSQERESLKRKSKSKKNTSSRSTHNEMEKNRRAHLRLCLERLKSLVPLGPDANRHTTLSLLMKAKDHIKRLEESDRRAQHTMDQLQRERRHLRRRLEQLGVERTRMDSTGSTVSLDKSDSDQEDLDVDVEGTDYMLGDLEWSTSSVSDSGDERGSLRSSCSDEGYSSASLLLLQDTQERAKQLGCSL